Proteins encoded within one genomic window of Erinaceus europaeus chromosome 13, mEriEur2.1, whole genome shotgun sequence:
- the LOC103123541 gene encoding solute carrier family 25 member 3-like yields MGATGGYGAGQESPRAGPWAAAAVEKHSYEYEYGSKKYLLLCGLGGMVSCGLTHTFIVPLDLVKCRMQVDPARYKSIVGGFRVALQDDGLRGLARGWAPTFLGYSLQGFFKFGLYEVFKIRYAELLSPEAAYTWRTGLYLAASASAELFADVALAPMEAVKVRIQTQPGYASTLRAAAPKMLGEEGLWAFYKGVSPLWMRQVPYTMMKFACFERTVEALYKYVVPKPQSQCTKAEQLAVTFVAGYIAGVFCAIVSHPADSVVSVLNKEKGSTALGILRRLGFAGVWKGLFARIIMIGTLTALQWFIYDSVKVYLKLPRPPPLQAPESLKRQKN; encoded by the coding sequence ATGGGTGCGACTGGCGGTTACGGTGCGGGGCAGGAGAGCCCCAGGGCCGGGCCGTGGGCGGCGGCCGCCGTGGAGAAACACAGCTACGAGTACGAGTACGGCTCCAAGAAGTACCTGCTGCTGTGCGGGCTGGGCGGGATGGTGAGCTGCGGGCTGACGCACACCTTCATCGTGCCGCTGGACCTGGTCAAGTGCCGCATGCAGGTGGACCCCGCCAGGTACAAGAGCATCGTGGGCGGCTTCCGCGTGGCGCTGCAGGACGACGGGCTGCGCGGCCTGGCCCGCGGCTGGGCGCCCACCTTCCTGGGCTACTCCTTGCAGGGCTTCTTCAAGTTCGGCCTCTACGAGGTCTTCAAGATCCGCTACGCCGAGCTGCTGAGCCCGGAGGCGGCGTACACCTGGCGGACCGGCCTGTACCTGGCCGCGTCGGCCAGCGCCGAGCTCTTCGCCGACGTGGCGCTGGCGCCCATGGAGGCCGTGAAGGTGCGCATCCAGACGCAGCCCGGCTACGCCAGCACCCTGCGGGCCGCGGCACCCAAGATGCTGGGCGAGGAGGGCCTGTGGGCCTTCTACAAGGGCGTGTCGCCGCTGTGGATGAGGCAGGTGCCCTACACCATGATGAAGTTCGCCTGCTTCGAGCGCACGGTGGAAGCCCTGTACAAGTACGTGGTGCCCAAGCCCCAGAGCCAGTGCACCAAGGCCGAGCAGCTGGCCGTGACCTTCGTGGCCGGCTACATCGCGGGCGTCTTCTGCGCCATCGTGTCCCATCCCGCCGACTCGGTCGTGTCGGTGTTGAACAAGGAGAAAGGCAGCACGGCGCTGGGCATCCTCCGCAGGCTGGGCTTCGCGGGCGTGTGGAAGGGGCTGTTCGCTCGGATCATCATGATTGGCACCCTGACGGCGCTGCAGTGGTTCATCTACGACTCGGTCAAGGTCTATCTCAAGCTGCCTCGGCCCCCGCCGCTCCAAGCGCCCGAGTCCCTAAAGCGGCAGAAGAACTAG